In the genome of Streptomyces globosus, one region contains:
- the pstB gene encoding phosphate ABC transporter ATP-binding protein PstB, whose amino-acid sequence MAKRIDVSGLSAFYGTHKAIDDISMTVEPHSVTAFIGPSGCGKSTFLRTLNRMHEVTPGGRVEGKVLLDDENLYGPGVDPVAVRRTVGMVFQRPNPFPTMSIFENVAAGLRLNGGHRRQDLADIVERSLRGANLWNEVKDRLNKPGSGLSGGQQQRLCIARAIAVEPEVLLMDEPCSALDPISTLAIEDLIGELKERFTIVIVTHNMQQAARVSDRTAFFNLAAVGQPGKLIEIDETDRIFSNPSVQATEDYISGRFG is encoded by the coding sequence ATGGCCAAGCGAATCGACGTCAGCGGCCTCTCCGCCTTCTACGGCACCCACAAGGCCATCGACGACATCTCGATGACCGTGGAGCCGCACTCCGTGACCGCCTTCATCGGCCCCTCCGGCTGCGGCAAGTCCACCTTCCTGCGCACCCTGAACCGGATGCACGAGGTCACCCCCGGCGGCCGCGTCGAGGGCAAGGTGCTCCTGGACGACGAGAACCTCTACGGCCCCGGCGTCGACCCGGTCGCCGTCCGCCGCACGGTCGGCATGGTCTTCCAGCGCCCCAACCCCTTCCCCACCATGTCGATCTTCGAGAACGTGGCGGCGGGCCTGCGCCTGAACGGCGGCCACCGCCGGCAGGACCTCGCCGACATCGTCGAGCGGTCCCTGCGCGGCGCCAACCTGTGGAACGAGGTCAAGGACCGGCTGAACAAGCCGGGCTCCGGCCTCTCCGGCGGCCAGCAGCAGCGCCTGTGCATCGCCCGCGCCATCGCGGTCGAGCCCGAGGTCCTGCTGATGGACGAGCCCTGCTCGGCCCTCGACCCGATCTCCACCCTCGCCATCGAGGACCTGATCGGCGAGCTGAAGGAGCGCTTCACGATCGTCATCGTGACGCACAACATGCAGCAGGCGGCCCGCGTGTCGGACCGCACCGCCTTCTTCAACCTCGCCGCGGTCGGCCAGCCCGGAAAGCTCATCGAGATCGACGAGACCGACCGGATCTTCTCCAACCCTTCCGTCCAGGCGACCGAGGACTACATCTCGGGCCGCTTCGGCTGA
- a CDS encoding serine/threonine-protein kinase produces the protein MEALTDTDPAQVGAHALLARLGAGALGPVYLARSPGGRLVAVQVVGSQTTGDPEALARFKREAEAVRAVRSAHTADLVDASLAAPPFWLATEYAAGPTLARAVAGRGPLPAPTCRRLLAALAEGLAALHAHGVAHREFTPECVVLAAQGPQITGSGLARGAGAPGFAAPEVRAGAEAGPAADVFALGAVLAYAATGRPPLGAVGGPLDVAGVEPGLAALVAACTEEDPARRPHPAEVVERCAAEGALAGDPVYAGMGALGDAVPRAAVRAQGPAPAGAYGYPPPAGWVPPAPAAAGPSSGRRRGRAGAWAAAGLALAALGAVAVWRIPAGGGSAAAAADAAAGSQPAARPSAGPPVLIRQTAPNPDSWDPVRGECRGPEVEERPLTGLQGAVTPAEQDPEGELRPGRVRIAFRLEEAVPGAPAYHVAVVVKPPHEVDAQGRSTGVSDNRQLGFVALARDVHEGDATQWKSVVYPDDFSMEWDGRRVPAPAPAQDPGGWTVVFRHAVSDTEHKSVWCRGFDVGAQKG, from the coding sequence GTGGAAGCGCTGACAGACACCGACCCCGCCCAGGTGGGGGCGCATGCCCTGCTGGCCCGGCTGGGTGCCGGAGCGCTGGGGCCGGTGTACCTCGCGCGGTCGCCCGGGGGGCGGCTGGTGGCGGTGCAGGTGGTCGGTTCGCAGACCACCGGGGATCCGGAGGCGCTGGCCCGGTTCAAGCGCGAGGCGGAGGCCGTCCGCGCGGTGCGGTCGGCGCACACGGCGGACCTGGTGGACGCCTCGCTGGCGGCGCCGCCGTTCTGGCTGGCGACGGAGTACGCGGCCGGGCCGACGCTGGCCCGCGCGGTCGCGGGCCGTGGGCCGCTGCCCGCGCCGACCTGCCGTCGGCTGCTGGCCGCGCTGGCGGAGGGGCTGGCGGCGCTCCACGCGCACGGGGTGGCGCACCGGGAGTTCACGCCGGAGTGCGTGGTGCTGGCTGCGCAGGGCCCGCAGATCACCGGTTCGGGTCTCGCGCGGGGTGCGGGCGCGCCCGGTTTCGCGGCGCCGGAGGTGCGGGCGGGGGCGGAGGCCGGTCCCGCGGCGGACGTGTTCGCGCTGGGGGCGGTGCTGGCGTACGCGGCGACGGGGCGGCCGCCGCTCGGGGCGGTCGGCGGGCCGCTGGACGTGGCCGGGGTGGAGCCGGGGCTGGCGGCTCTGGTCGCGGCCTGTACGGAGGAGGACCCGGCGCGGCGGCCGCACCCGGCGGAGGTCGTGGAGCGCTGCGCCGCGGAGGGCGCCCTGGCGGGCGATCCGGTGTACGCGGGGATGGGGGCGCTGGGCGATGCGGTGCCGCGGGCTGCGGTACGGGCGCAGGGGCCGGCGCCGGCGGGGGCGTACGGGTATCCGCCGCCGGCCGGGTGGGTGCCGCCGGCGCCGGCTGCGGCCGGCCCGTCCTCCGGGCGGCGGCGCGGCCGGGCCGGGGCGTGGGCGGCGGCGGGGCTCGCGCTGGCTGCGCTCGGCGCGGTGGCGGTGTGGCGGATTCCGGCGGGCGGCGGCAGCGCGGCCGCGGCCGCTGACGCGGCGGCCGGTTCGCAGCCGGCGGCCCGGCCGTCGGCGGGTCCGCCGGTGCTGATCCGGCAGACGGCGCCGAATCCGGACTCCTGGGATCCGGTGCGGGGCGAGTGCCGCGGGCCGGAGGTGGAGGAGCGGCCGCTGACGGGGTTGCAGGGTGCGGTCACGCCGGCCGAGCAGGATCCGGAGGGGGAGCTGCGGCCGGGGCGGGTGCGGATCGCGTTCCGGTTGGAGGAGGCGGTGCCGGGGGCGCCCGCGTACCACGTGGCGGTGGTGGTGAAGCCGCCGCACGAGGTGGATGCGCAGGGGCGGTCAACGGGGGTGTCGGACAACCGGCAGCTCGGTTTCGTCGCCCTGGCGCGCGATGTACACGAGGGGGACGCGACGCAGTGGAAGTCGGTGGTGTACCCGGACGACTTCTCGATGGAGTGGGACGGCCGGAGGGTGCCGGCGCCGGCGCCGGCGCAGGATCCCGGGGGGTGGACGGTGGTGTTCCGGCACGCCGTCTCGGATACGGAACACAAGAGCGTGTGGTGCCGCGGCTTCGACGTGGGGGCGCAAAAGGGATGA
- the pstA gene encoding phosphate ABC transporter permease PstA, whose amino-acid sequence MSHAIQDQRPVRAPGSRTGGSLTRGGLPRWAPAATAVLSTLLGCGAGLAFGLQSKIQWGLIAALLFVAATYGSSAVVENTRQAKDRVATSVIWVCFLLAVVPLVSLLWTTVSRGVKALSGHFLTHSMNGVTGFEPGGGVYHALLGTIEQVALATLIAAPIGLLTAVYLVEYGKGRLAKAVTFFVDVMTGIPSIVAGLFILTTWNLMLGFGPSGFAGAMALSILMMPVVVRSTEEMLKLVPNELREAALALGVPKWRVILKVVLPTAVGGISTGLMLAVARIAGETAPIMLLVFGSQLINGNPFEGAQSSLPLYIWEQYKVGSDASYDRAWAAALVLIAFVMILNLVARGIARWKAPKTGR is encoded by the coding sequence ATGAGCCACGCAATCCAGGACCAGCGCCCCGTCCGGGCCCCCGGATCCCGCACCGGCGGCAGCCTCACCCGCGGCGGCCTGCCCCGCTGGGCGCCCGCCGCCACCGCGGTCCTCTCCACCCTGCTCGGCTGCGGGGCCGGCCTCGCCTTCGGCCTGCAGAGCAAGATCCAGTGGGGCCTGATCGCCGCGCTCCTCTTCGTCGCCGCCACCTACGGCTCCAGCGCGGTCGTCGAGAACACCCGCCAGGCCAAGGACCGCGTCGCGACGTCCGTGATCTGGGTCTGCTTCCTGCTCGCCGTCGTCCCGCTCGTCTCGCTGCTCTGGACGACCGTGAGCCGCGGCGTGAAGGCCCTGAGCGGCCACTTCCTGACGCACTCCATGAACGGCGTGACCGGCTTCGAACCGGGCGGCGGCGTCTACCACGCCCTGCTGGGCACCATCGAGCAGGTCGCCCTGGCGACCCTGATCGCCGCGCCCATCGGCCTGCTGACCGCCGTCTACCTGGTCGAGTACGGCAAGGGCCGGCTCGCCAAGGCCGTCACGTTCTTCGTCGACGTCATGACCGGCATCCCCTCCATCGTCGCCGGCCTGTTCATCCTGACGACCTGGAACCTGATGCTCGGCTTCGGCCCCTCCGGCTTCGCCGGCGCGATGGCCCTGTCGATCCTGATGATGCCCGTGGTGGTCCGCTCCACCGAGGAGATGCTCAAGCTCGTCCCGAACGAGCTGCGCGAGGCCGCCCTCGCCCTCGGCGTGCCGAAGTGGCGTGTGATCCTCAAGGTGGTCCTCCCGACCGCCGTCGGCGGCATCTCCACCGGCCTGATGCTGGCCGTCGCCCGCATCGCCGGCGAGACCGCCCCGATCATGCTGCTGGTCTTCGGCTCCCAGCTGATCAACGGCAACCCCTTCGAAGGCGCCCAGTCCTCGCTCCCGCTCTACATCTGGGAGCAGTACAAGGTCGGCAGCGACGCCTCCTACGACCGGGCATGGGCCGCAGCGCTCGTCCTGATCGCCTTCGTCATGATCCTCAACCTGGTGGCCCGCGGCATCGCCCGCTGGAAGGCCCCGAAGACCGGTCGCTGA
- a CDS encoding DUF47 domain-containing protein, with protein MRFRLTPRETSFYDMFAASADNIVTGSKLLMELLGAEPPARAEIAERMRAAEHAGDDATHAIFHQLNSSFITPFDREDIYSLASSLDDIMDFMEEAVDLVVLYNIEELPKGVEQQIEVLARAAELTAEAMPHLRTMDHLTEYWIEVNRLENQADQIHRKLLAQLFNGKYDAIEVLKLKQIVDVLEEAADAFEHVANTVETIAVKES; from the coding sequence GTGCGATTTCGTCTGACCCCCAGGGAGACGAGCTTCTACGACATGTTTGCCGCATCCGCGGACAACATCGTCACGGGCTCCAAGCTCCTGATGGAACTGCTCGGAGCGGAGCCACCCGCCCGAGCCGAGATCGCGGAGCGCATGCGGGCGGCCGAGCACGCGGGGGACGACGCCACCCACGCGATCTTCCACCAGCTGAACTCCTCCTTCATCACGCCGTTCGACCGCGAGGACATCTACTCCCTGGCCTCCTCGCTCGACGACATCATGGACTTCATGGAGGAGGCCGTCGACCTGGTCGTCCTCTACAACATCGAGGAGCTCCCCAAGGGCGTCGAGCAGCAGATCGAGGTCCTGGCGCGGGCGGCCGAGCTGACCGCGGAGGCCATGCCGCACCTGCGGACCATGGACCACCTGACTGAGTACTGGATCGAGGTCAACCGCCTTGAGAACCAGGCCGACCAGATCCACCGGAAGCTGCTCGCCCAGCTCTTCAACGGCAAGTACGACGCCATCGAGGTGCTGAAGCTCAAGCAGATCGTCGACGTGCTCGAAGAGGCGGCCGACGCGTTCGAGCACGTCGCGAACACGGTGGAGACCATCGCGGTCAAGGAGTCCTGA
- a CDS encoding inorganic phosphate transporter, producing MDTFALIVTIGVALGFTYTNGFHDSANAIATSVSTRALTPRAALAMAAVMNLAGAFLGSGVAKTVSEGLIETPHGATGMWILFAALVGAIAWNLITWYFGLPSSSSHALFGGMVGAALAGGIGVIWSGVVEKVVIPMFLSPLVGLVAGYLVMVAIMWIFRRANPHKAKRGFRIAQTVSAAAMALGHGLQDAQKTMGIVVMALVIADVEEAGAPIPVWVKIACAVMLSLGTYAGGWRIMRTLGRKIIELDPPQGFAAETTGASIMYTASYLFHAPISTTHVITSAIMGVGATKRVNAVRWGVAKNIILGWFITMPAAALAAAVCFWLVNLAVG from the coding sequence GTGGACACCTTCGCTCTGATCGTGACCATCGGTGTCGCGCTCGGTTTCACGTACACCAACGGGTTCCACGACTCGGCGAACGCGATCGCGACCTCGGTCTCGACCCGGGCGCTGACCCCGCGCGCCGCCCTCGCGATGGCCGCGGTGATGAACCTCGCCGGCGCCTTCCTGGGCAGCGGCGTCGCCAAGACGGTCAGCGAGGGGCTCATCGAGACCCCGCACGGCGCCACGGGGATGTGGATCCTCTTCGCCGCACTCGTCGGCGCGATCGCCTGGAACCTGATCACCTGGTACTTCGGCCTCCCCTCCTCTTCGTCGCACGCGCTCTTCGGCGGCATGGTCGGCGCGGCGCTCGCCGGCGGCATCGGGGTCATCTGGTCCGGCGTGGTCGAGAAGGTCGTCATCCCGATGTTCCTCTCGCCGCTGGTCGGCCTGGTCGCCGGCTACCTGGTGATGGTCGCGATCATGTGGATCTTCCGGCGGGCCAACCCGCACAAGGCCAAGCGGGGCTTCCGCATCGCGCAGACCGTCTCGGCGGCCGCGATGGCGCTCGGCCACGGCCTCCAGGACGCGCAGAAGACGATGGGCATCGTGGTGATGGCCCTGGTCATCGCGGACGTCGAGGAGGCGGGCGCGCCGATCCCCGTGTGGGTCAAGATCGCGTGTGCGGTCATGCTGTCGCTGGGTACGTACGCGGGCGGCTGGCGCATCATGCGCACCCTCGGCCGCAAGATCATCGAACTGGACCCGCCGCAGGGCTTCGCCGCGGAGACCACCGGCGCCTCGATCATGTACACGGCGTCGTACCTCTTCCACGCGCCGATCTCCACGACCCACGTGATCACCTCGGCGATCATGGGCGTGGGGGCGACCAAGCGGGTCAACGCGGTCCGCTGGGGCGTCGCCAAGAACATCATCCTGGGCTGGTTCATCACCATGCCGGCCGCGGCGCTCGCGGCCGCGGTGTGCTTCTGGCTCGTCAACCTGGCCGTCGGCTAG
- a CDS encoding CHAD domain-containing protein, with translation MALRNPDTTAYGSGGALAGDVLGAYLRTQAVAFLRALRLHTEAAGSAPAGGAAAADAAEAARGLRGAARRIAGSLTTFRAVTDSAWADGLRGELAWLSSVLADEHTSAALPARLLDALHRLSGSPDRPGGAAGGGLAAGPLRAAALLERQLAPARARAHAAALQAMGSSRFHAVVDAVAVLASEVPLDPVAARGPVADVLVPLAAVPRARLEAAVAALPRPAQAPPYDAGQDGSWHEVRHLLRIHRYAREALGEDVARPAEAGGALARQGDAAEAAAASAAAARTPRIAPATAYALGVLHADQRHEAEAARRAFHRIWHPAPTPA, from the coding sequence GTGGCTCTGCGAAACCCTGATACGACGGCGTACGGAAGCGGCGGGGCCCTCGCGGGGGACGTGCTCGGCGCGTACCTGCGGACCCAGGCCGTCGCCTTCCTGCGCGCCCTGCGGCTGCACACCGAAGCCGCGGGATCCGCTCCGGCGGGCGGAGCCGCCGCGGCCGACGCCGCCGAGGCGGCGCGCGGCCTGCGCGGCGCCGCGCGCCGGATCGCCGGGTCCCTCACCACCTTCCGCGCGGTCACCGACAGCGCCTGGGCCGACGGCCTGCGCGGCGAGCTGGCCTGGCTGTCCTCGGTACTGGCCGACGAGCACACGTCCGCCGCCCTGCCGGCCCGGCTCCTGGACGCCCTGCACCGGCTCTCCGGCTCCCCCGACCGGCCGGGCGGCGCCGCCGGCGGCGGCCTCGCCGCCGGCCCGTTGCGGGCGGCGGCACTGCTGGAGCGGCAGCTGGCGCCCGCCCGGGCCCGCGCCCATGCGGCCGCCCTCCAGGCGATGGGCTCGTCCCGGTTCCATGCCGTCGTGGACGCGGTCGCCGTCCTGGCCTCCGAGGTGCCGCTGGACCCCGTTGCCGCCCGGGGCCCGGTCGCGGACGTCCTCGTCCCGCTGGCCGCGGTGCCCCGGGCCCGGCTGGAGGCGGCCGTCGCCGCCCTGCCGCGGCCCGCCCAGGCACCCCCGTACGACGCCGGGCAGGACGGCTCCTGGCACGAGGTGCGCCACCTGCTGCGCATCCACCGCTACGCGCGCGAGGCACTGGGCGAGGACGTGGCCCGGCCGGCCGAGGCGGGCGGGGCCCTCGCCCGCCAGGGGGACGCCGCGGAGGCGGCCGCGGCCTCGGCGGCCGCCGCCCGCACCCCGCGCATCGCCCCCGCGACGGCATACGCCCTGGGCGTGCTGCACGCCGACCAGCGCCACGAGGCCGAGGCGGCCCGCCGTGCCTTTCACCGCATCTGGCACCCCGCCCCCACTCCTGCCTGA
- a CDS encoding phosphatase PAP2 family protein: MAALATGGPNVDVSLLHDVNALARYAPAAVDRAVVLASSYGIPLLMLLLVLWCWRGARRQEPAAAAETFAALLWAPLAAVIALAANVPLRQLVGRDRPFRVHEGLHVLEPAASQSLYSFVSDHATFTMALGMGLFLARRRIGLLGIGLALAEGLSRVYIGVHYPTDVLGGFALGTAVVLVLAPLAMAVLTPAVRAAARSPRAARLVRGRHLARPRPVELGGEHAAVGGGGLTRDNDLAA, from the coding sequence ATGGCTGCACTGGCAACCGGTGGGCCGAACGTGGACGTCAGCCTGCTCCACGACGTCAACGCGCTGGCCCGGTACGCCCCGGCCGCGGTCGACAGAGCCGTCGTCCTGGCCAGCTCCTACGGCATCCCCCTCCTGATGCTGCTCCTCGTGCTGTGGTGCTGGCGCGGCGCCCGGCGGCAGGAACCGGCCGCGGCCGCCGAGACGTTCGCCGCCCTGCTGTGGGCGCCGCTCGCCGCGGTCATCGCGCTCGCCGCCAACGTGCCGCTGCGTCAGCTCGTCGGCCGGGACAGGCCGTTCCGGGTGCACGAGGGCCTCCACGTCCTCGAACCCGCCGCGAGCCAGAGCCTGTACTCCTTCGTCAGCGACCACGCCACCTTCACGATGGCCCTCGGCATGGGCCTGTTCCTCGCCCGCCGCCGCATCGGCCTCCTCGGCATCGGCCTGGCCCTCGCCGAGGGGCTCAGCCGCGTCTACATCGGCGTCCACTACCCCACCGACGTCCTCGGCGGGTTCGCCCTCGGCACCGCCGTCGTCCTCGTCCTCGCCCCGCTCGCCATGGCCGTGCTGACGCCCGCCGTGCGCGCGGCCGCCCGCTCCCCGCGGGCCGCCCGGCTCGTACGGGGCCGCCACCTCGCCCGGCCCCGGCCGGTGGAGCTCGGCGGCGAGCACGCCGCGGTCGGCGGCGGCGGCCTCACCCGCGACAACGACCTGGCGGCCTGA
- a CDS encoding NlpC/P60 family protein yields MRRFWKVGGSALAVFLCFVALLVIGTYSAAAGIAGGAGGRALGLAKGAVPSKYQALVQKWGVLCPTLSPAVLAAQLYSESGWNPTVVSPADARGIAQFIPGTWATHGIDGDGDGDRDIWDPNDAIPSAASYDCALAEDVRKVPGDPVANMLAAYNAGPGAVFKYQGVPPYKETQGYVKAITTLAKSFERPVGRVAPSQQAAGAIYFAQKQLGTPYLWGGNGTPDQDGRFDCSGLTKAAYESVGVTLPRVANDQYNAGPHPSREELLPGDLVFFSDDLTNSREIRHVGLYVGGGYMINAPYTGAVIRFDKIDTPDYFGATRVTKDGAEALPDRTADAKAPGDTP; encoded by the coding sequence GTGCGCAGATTCTGGAAGGTCGGCGGGAGCGCCCTCGCTGTGTTCCTGTGCTTCGTCGCCCTCCTGGTGATCGGCACGTACTCGGCGGCGGCGGGCATCGCGGGCGGCGCCGGCGGCCGCGCGCTCGGGCTCGCCAAGGGCGCCGTGCCGTCGAAGTACCAGGCGCTGGTGCAGAAGTGGGGCGTGCTCTGCCCGACCCTGTCCCCGGCGGTCCTGGCGGCGCAGCTGTACTCGGAGAGCGGCTGGAACCCCACGGTCGTCAGCCCCGCCGACGCGCGGGGCATCGCCCAGTTCATCCCCGGCACCTGGGCCACCCACGGGATCGACGGGGACGGCGACGGGGACCGGGACATCTGGGACCCCAACGACGCGATCCCCTCGGCGGCTTCGTACGACTGCGCGCTCGCCGAGGACGTCAGGAAGGTCCCCGGCGACCCCGTCGCGAACATGCTCGCCGCCTACAACGCCGGCCCCGGCGCCGTGTTCAAGTACCAGGGCGTGCCCCCGTACAAGGAGACGCAGGGGTACGTGAAGGCGATCACGACCCTGGCGAAGAGCTTCGAGCGGCCCGTCGGGCGGGTCGCCCCCTCGCAGCAGGCGGCCGGGGCGATCTACTTCGCGCAGAAGCAGCTGGGCACGCCGTACCTGTGGGGCGGCAACGGAACGCCCGACCAGGACGGGCGGTTCGACTGCTCGGGGCTGACGAAGGCGGCGTACGAGTCGGTGGGCGTCACGCTGCCGCGCGTCGCCAACGACCAGTACAACGCGGGTCCGCACCCCTCGCGGGAGGAACTGCTCCCGGGCGACCTGGTGTTCTTCTCCGACGATCTGACGAACTCGCGGGAGATCCGGCACGTCGGGCTGTACGTGGGCGGCGGATACATGATCAACGCGCCTTACACGGGTGCGGTGATCCGCTTCGACAAGATCGACACCCCGGACTACTTCGGGGCCACGCGGGTCACCAAGGACGGGGCGGAGGCCCTGCCCGACCGCACCGCCGACGCGAAGGCCCCGGGCGACACTCCGTGA
- the pstC gene encoding phosphate ABC transporter permease subunit PstC produces MATTTPTQTDSPPPPVSASVKTAGRAGDAVFSGLSKGSGILLLVIMASIAVFLTYRAAIALSQNEGNFLTTFDWDASANPPVFGIAVLLFGTVVSSIIAMAIAVPIAVGIALFISHYAPRKLAATLGYVVDLLAAVPSIIYGIWGALFLVPQLAGLNLWLDEYLGWTYVFDKSQPGVARSLFTVGILLAIMILPIVTSVSREVFLQVPRMNEEAALALGATRWEVIRMAVLPFGRSGVISASMLGLGRALGETMAVATVLSPSFLISGHLLDPGGGTFAQNIAAKFDEANEFGRDALIASGLVLFLLTLLVNGAARMIIARRKEYSGANA; encoded by the coding sequence ATGGCTACCACCACACCCACCCAGACAGACTCGCCACCGCCGCCTGTCTCCGCGAGCGTGAAGACCGCCGGCCGCGCCGGTGACGCGGTCTTCTCCGGGCTCTCCAAGGGCTCCGGGATCCTGCTCCTGGTGATCATGGCGTCGATCGCCGTGTTCCTCACCTACCGGGCCGCCATCGCCCTGTCGCAGAACGAGGGCAACTTCCTCACCACCTTCGACTGGGACGCCTCCGCGAACCCGCCCGTCTTCGGCATCGCCGTCCTGCTCTTCGGCACCGTCGTCAGCTCGATCATCGCGATGGCCATCGCCGTCCCGATCGCCGTCGGCATCGCCCTCTTCATCTCGCACTACGCGCCGCGGAAGCTGGCCGCCACCCTCGGCTACGTCGTCGACCTGCTGGCCGCGGTGCCCTCGATCATCTACGGCATCTGGGGCGCGCTCTTCCTCGTCCCGCAGCTCGCCGGCCTCAACCTCTGGCTCGACGAGTACCTCGGCTGGACCTACGTCTTCGACAAGTCCCAGCCCGGCGTCGCCCGCTCCCTCTTCACCGTCGGCATCCTCCTCGCGATCATGATCCTGCCGATCGTGACGAGCGTCAGCCGCGAGGTCTTCCTCCAGGTCCCGCGCATGAACGAGGAGGCCGCCCTGGCTCTCGGCGCGACCCGCTGGGAGGTCATCCGGATGGCCGTCCTGCCCTTCGGCCGCTCCGGCGTCATCTCCGCCTCCATGCTCGGCCTCGGCCGCGCCCTCGGCGAGACCATGGCCGTCGCCACGGTCCTCTCCCCGAGCTTCCTGATCTCCGGGCACCTCCTCGATCCGGGCGGCGGCACCTTCGCCCAGAACATCGCCGCGAAGTTCGACGAGGCCAACGAGTTCGGCCGCGACGCCCTCATCGCCTCCGGCCTGGTCCTCTTCCTCCTCACCCTGCTGGTCAACGGCGCCGCACGCATGATCATCGCGCGCCGCAAGGAGTACTCGGGGGCGAACGCCTGA
- the pstS gene encoding phosphate ABC transporter substrate-binding protein PstS: protein MKLQRKNMLRASALGALVVSGALVLTACGSDDNTGAGTNASGKPSAAAGDIKCDGASGKLLASGSSAQKNAVDLWVKNYMAACSGVEVNYKSSSSGEGIVAFNQGTVGFAGSDSALKPEQVEESKKICTGGQGINLPMVGGPVAIGYNLSGVDKLVLDAPTIANIFNDKIKKWDDEAIKKLNPGVALPSTAIQHFHRSEDSGTTENLGKYLKAAAPDAWTYDAAKKWPAPGGLGASGSSGVATQVKQVDGAIGYFELSYATSQNIKTVDLNTGAAAPVKASADSASKAIAAAKVVGTGSDLALKLDYTTKAEGAYPIVLVTYEVVCDKGNKAETLPTVKSFLGYAASDAGQKILSDHGYAPIPAEINSKVREIVNSLS, encoded by the coding sequence GTGAAGCTTCAGCGCAAGAACATGCTTCGTGCCTCCGCTCTCGGCGCGCTGGTCGTGTCCGGCGCCCTGGTCCTCACGGCGTGCGGCTCGGACGACAACACGGGCGCCGGCACGAACGCCAGCGGCAAGCCGTCGGCCGCCGCGGGCGACATCAAGTGCGACGGTGCATCCGGCAAGCTGCTCGCCTCCGGCTCCTCCGCCCAGAAGAACGCGGTGGACCTGTGGGTCAAGAACTACATGGCCGCCTGCTCCGGCGTCGAGGTCAACTACAAGTCGTCCTCCTCCGGCGAGGGCATCGTCGCCTTCAACCAGGGCACCGTCGGCTTCGCCGGCTCGGACTCGGCGCTCAAGCCCGAGCAGGTCGAGGAGTCGAAGAAGATCTGCACCGGCGGCCAGGGCATCAACCTGCCGATGGTCGGCGGCCCGGTCGCCATCGGCTACAACCTCTCCGGCGTCGACAAGCTCGTCCTCGACGCCCCCACGATCGCCAACATCTTCAACGACAAGATCAAGAAGTGGGACGACGAGGCGATCAAGAAGCTGAACCCCGGCGTCGCCCTCCCGTCCACGGCGATCCAGCACTTCCACCGCTCCGAGGACTCCGGCACCACCGAGAACCTCGGCAAGTACCTGAAGGCCGCCGCCCCCGACGCCTGGACCTACGACGCCGCCAAGAAGTGGCCGGCCCCCGGCGGCCTCGGCGCCTCCGGCTCCTCCGGCGTCGCCACCCAGGTCAAGCAGGTCGACGGCGCCATCGGCTACTTCGAGCTGTCCTACGCCACCTCCCAGAACATCAAGACGGTCGACCTGAACACCGGCGCGGCCGCCCCGGTCAAGGCCTCCGCCGACAGCGCCTCCAAGGCCATCGCCGCCGCCAAGGTCGTCGGCACCGGCTCCGACCTCGCCCTCAAGCTCGACTACACCACCAAGGCCGAGGGCGCCTACCCGATCGTCCTGGTGACCTACGAGGTCGTCTGCGACAAGGGCAACAAGGCCGAGACCCTGCCGACCGTGAAGTCCTTCCTCGGCTACGCCGCCTCGGACGCCGGCCAGAAGATCCTCTCCGACCACGGCTACGCCCCGATCCCCGCCGAGATCAACAGCAAGGTCCGCGAGATCGTCAACTCGCTGTCCTGA
- a CDS encoding metal-sensitive transcriptional regulator: MTAIEAESSGSGAGTAAHAVHGYHHRKDEHLKRLRRIEGQIRGLQRLVDEDVYCIDILTQVSASTKALQSFALQLLEEHLRHCVADAAVKGGGEIDAKVEEATKAIARLLRT, from the coding sequence ATGACGGCCATCGAGGCGGAGAGCTCCGGATCCGGCGCCGGCACCGCGGCGCATGCGGTACACGGGTACCACCACCGCAAGGACGAGCACCTCAAGCGGCTGCGCCGGATCGAGGGACAGATCCGCGGCCTCCAGCGCCTCGTCGACGAGGACGTCTACTGCATCGACATACTCACCCAGGTCTCGGCGAGCACGAAGGCCCTGCAGTCCTTCGCCCTCCAGCTCCTGGAGGAGCACCTGCGGCACTGCGTGGCCGACGCGGCCGTCAAGGGCGGGGGCGAGATCGACGCCAAGGTCGAGGAGGCCACGAAGGCCATCGCCCGCCTGCTGCGCACCTGA